A portion of the Rhodococcus pseudokoreensis genome contains these proteins:
- a CDS encoding IclR family transcriptional regulator yields MAPGDVTRSASRTFELLGAITEQGGLTLGDAAKAAGLATSTALRLIRSMEQSEFLVRGDDNVYRAGPRLLQIGARAISDNQLLSRARPAMVAIAEETRESTYLSTHGPKGTALYLAQIEGTHAIRHMGWVGQTVPLVGTAVGAALRGDLQSEGYAIAHDTLEDHSTGVAAPIYDAVGRIVGALSVIGPTFRLDDALCAQHGLVLVERCRALSAELGSPTE; encoded by the coding sequence ATGGCCCCCGGAGATGTGACCCGCAGCGCGAGCCGCACCTTCGAACTGCTCGGCGCGATCACCGAGCAGGGCGGGCTGACGCTCGGTGACGCCGCGAAAGCCGCCGGCCTCGCCACGAGTACCGCGCTGCGCCTCATCCGCAGCATGGAGCAGAGCGAATTCCTCGTGCGCGGCGACGACAACGTGTACCGGGCCGGACCGCGGCTTCTGCAGATCGGCGCCCGGGCGATCAGCGACAACCAGTTGCTGTCCCGGGCCCGGCCCGCGATGGTCGCGATTGCGGAGGAAACCCGCGAATCCACGTACCTGTCGACGCACGGGCCGAAGGGCACCGCCCTCTACCTCGCGCAGATCGAGGGCACCCACGCGATCCGGCACATGGGCTGGGTGGGTCAGACGGTGCCGCTCGTGGGCACGGCCGTCGGCGCCGCGCTGCGGGGCGACCTGCAGAGCGAGGGATACGCGATCGCCCACGACACCCTCGAGGACCACTCGACGGGTGTGGCCGCCCCCATCTACGACGCGGTGGGCCGGATCGTGGGCGCCCTCAGCGTCATCGGTCCGACGTTCCGCCTCGACGACGCACTGTGCGCGCAGCACGGTCTCGTCCTGGTCGAACGGTGCCGCGCGCTGTCGGCGGAACTGGGCTCCCCGACCGAGTGA
- a CDS encoding IclR family transcriptional regulator, which yields MATLQTVQKIGPVLDLFTATRPEWGVSEVAAAIEVPRSSAHALLSSLVDTGLLQCRTRGRYRIGWRVIELGETLRGTVDVRSCAAPVIENLVERYGETSHLAVMERWHVLYVDKVVGTHNITVQGARVGARLDAHCTAVGKVLLAALEEGELRRYLAGRALRRHTPSTITNSGALLDALSVVRSSGCAYDLGEAVSEVHCVAAPVRDDMGSVVAAVSMSVPVTRFVPRKAELTRALTAAARDVTHAIAASTHATPQLTRDHREPARGRSLAS from the coding sequence GTGGCGACACTGCAGACGGTCCAGAAGATCGGCCCGGTGCTGGACCTGTTCACGGCGACGCGTCCCGAGTGGGGGGTTTCGGAGGTCGCCGCCGCGATCGAGGTTCCCCGATCGAGTGCACACGCGCTGTTGTCGAGTCTGGTGGACACCGGGCTCCTGCAGTGCCGCACACGGGGGCGCTATCGAATCGGGTGGCGGGTGATCGAACTCGGCGAAACCCTGCGCGGAACCGTCGACGTGCGCTCCTGTGCGGCACCCGTCATCGAGAATCTCGTCGAGCGGTATGGCGAGACCAGCCATCTCGCCGTGATGGAACGGTGGCACGTGCTGTACGTCGACAAGGTCGTCGGCACACACAACATCACCGTCCAGGGCGCTCGTGTCGGCGCCCGACTCGACGCTCACTGCACCGCCGTCGGCAAGGTACTGCTGGCAGCCCTCGAAGAGGGCGAACTACGCCGCTACCTGGCCGGACGCGCACTTCGCAGGCATACCCCGTCGACGATCACCAATTCCGGCGCCCTGCTCGACGCGTTATCGGTCGTGCGATCGTCCGGCTGCGCCTACGACCTCGGGGAGGCAGTGTCGGAGGTACATTGCGTAGCCGCTCCGGTGCGGGACGACATGGGTTCGGTCGTGGCGGCGGTGAGCATGAGCGTCCCGGTCACCCGATTCGTACCCAGGAAAGCCGAGCTCACCCGCGCCCTCACTGCCGCCGCTCGGGACGTCACGCACGCAATCGCGGCGTCGACACACGCGACGCCTCAACTCACCCGGGACCACCGGGAACCGGCGCGAGGCCGCTCCCTCGCCTCCTGA